In Elusimicrobiota bacterium, one DNA window encodes the following:
- a CDS encoding MFS transporter yields the protein MPSPTAPDNPPGFRLPRNILVLGGVSLLNDTSSEMIYPLLPLFLTQTLGASAASLGLIEGVAESAVSLFKLFSGYLSDRLRRRKIWIGVGYAASNAVRPLIALAGSWPAVLALRFADRIGKGLRTSPRDALVAESVPPEHRGRAFGFHRAMDHLGAVIGPLLAALLLWRLPDQLRLIFFLSAVPGVLVVLLVAGGLREIPGTVRESRVFQPLEAWRTVPIGFKRYLGVLLLFNLGNASDAFLLLKARQLGLPVLALPLLWSFHHVIKSATSVPGGRWSDRFGRKRLLLAGWLIYAAVYGLFAVARGAWTPWALMGVYGVFFGLTEGVERALIADLAPEALRGSVYGLYHMTVGFGSLLASVAFGLVWKWRGDRAAFLLGASLALAAAVALAFLKGVSGGEPQTGERRPGL from the coding sequence ATGCCTTCCCCCACCGCCCCCGACAACCCGCCCGGCTTCCGACTGCCGCGCAACATTCTTGTCCTCGGCGGGGTCAGCTTATTGAACGACACGTCGTCGGAAATGATTTACCCGCTGCTCCCCCTTTTCCTCACCCAAACCCTCGGGGCGTCGGCGGCCTCTCTCGGGCTGATCGAAGGCGTCGCCGAATCGGCCGTGTCCTTGTTTAAACTTTTTTCGGGCTACTTGTCGGACCGACTGCGCCGTCGGAAAATCTGGATCGGCGTGGGGTACGCGGCGTCCAACGCCGTCCGCCCCCTGATCGCCCTGGCCGGGTCCTGGCCGGCGGTGCTCGCCCTTCGCTTCGCCGATCGCATCGGCAAAGGGCTGCGCACGTCGCCCCGGGACGCCCTGGTGGCGGAATCCGTCCCCCCGGAACACCGGGGGCGGGCCTTCGGGTTTCACCGGGCCATGGACCATCTCGGGGCGGTCATCGGCCCCTTGTTGGCGGCGTTGCTTCTTTGGCGGCTGCCGGACCAACTGCGCCTTATTTTCTTCCTATCGGCCGTCCCGGGGGTTCTCGTCGTCCTTCTGGTGGCGGGGGGCCTGCGGGAGATCCCGGGGACGGTCCGGGAGTCCCGCGTGTTCCAACCCCTGGAGGCTTGGCGGACGGTTCCCATCGGCTTTAAACGCTATTTGGGCGTCCTGCTCCTGTTCAATCTGGGCAATGCCTCGGACGCTTTCCTTCTCCTGAAAGCCCGGCAATTGGGGCTCCCGGTCCTGGCGCTTCCTCTGCTCTGGAGTTTTCACCACGTGATCAAAAGCGCCACGTCGGTTCCGGGAGGCCGGTGGTCGGACCGATTCGGCCGCAAACGGCTCCTGCTCGCGGGCTGGTTGATTTACGCGGCGGTGTATGGGTTGTTTGCGGTGGCCCGGGGCGCCTGGACGCCCTGGGCGCTCATGGGCGTTTACGGGGTGTTCTTCGGCCTGACCGAAGGGGTCGAACGGGCGCTCATCGCCGATCTGGCGCCGGAGGCCCTTCGAGGCTCGGTGTACGGCCTCTATCACATGACCGTGGGGTTTGGGTCCCTCTTGGCGTCGGTGGCCTTCGGACTCGTTTGGAAATGGCGGGGCGACCGCGCGGCCTTTCTTTTGGGCGCGTCCTTGGCCCTGGCGGCGGCCGTGGCGTTGGCGTTTTTGAAGGGGGTCAGCGGAGGCGAACCACAAACCGGAGAACGTCGCCCCGGTCTTTGA
- a CDS encoding energy transducer TonB produces MSRKIQSILGEEKLSDKARGGLSGSINVDNIKTEAGLASGGIGAGPVIGGGGTIKNKSTAYRVGAKDLPFAVKPLPGGELSNGMDADAPRIAVAKRSDKGIKSVSGAFFGTGGGTGGGDGSGDGSGGGGLRDRGASGLSGTSGGFAGIGDVGGSSSGGGSNLSGAVSGTGRGVGGGNGRSPYEISGALANRRILNAVLPVYPDWARDQGLIASVSLKFFVLHTGVVKANITVQRSSGYGKLDSAAIAALRQWRFEPLSEAQYGQEQWGFILFKFRAL; encoded by the coding sequence GTGAGCCGAAAAATTCAATCAATTTTGGGCGAGGAAAAACTGAGCGACAAAGCCCGCGGCGGGTTGTCGGGTTCGATCAACGTCGATAACATTAAAACCGAAGCCGGGCTGGCCTCGGGCGGCATCGGGGCGGGCCCCGTGATCGGGGGCGGGGGAACCATCAAGAACAAATCCACCGCTTACCGGGTGGGCGCCAAGGACCTTCCTTTCGCGGTCAAACCCTTGCCCGGGGGCGAGTTGTCCAACGGCATGGACGCCGACGCGCCCCGCATCGCGGTGGCCAAGCGAAGCGATAAAGGCATCAAGAGCGTTTCCGGCGCTTTCTTCGGGACCGGCGGCGGCACGGGCGGCGGCGACGGCTCGGGCGACGGCTCCGGCGGCGGTGGCCTGCGGGACCGGGGCGCTTCGGGTTTGTCCGGAACGTCGGGAGGCTTTGCCGGCATCGGCGATGTGGGCGGCTCTTCGTCGGGCGGAGGATCGAATTTGAGCGGCGCCGTGAGCGGGACCGGCCGCGGGGTCGGCGGCGGGAACGGAAGGTCGCCCTACGAGATCTCCGGGGCGCTCGCCAACCGGCGCATTCTCAACGCCGTATTGCCGGTCTACCCGGATTGGGCGCGGGACCAGGGCCTGATCGCCTCCGTCAGTCTCAAGTTTTTTGTTTTGCACACCGGGGTGGTGAAAGCGAACATCACCGTTCAACGCTCGTCGGGATACGGCAAATTGGACTCGGCGGCCATCGCGGCTCTCCGGCAGTGGCGTTTTGAGCCGTTGTCCGAAGCCCAGTACGGCCAGGAGCAATGGGGCTTCATCCTCTTCAAATTTCGGGCGTTGTAA
- a CDS encoding biopolymer transporter ExbD, protein MKKVRDQGAGISGINITPIIDITLVLLIVMLVAAPVLNIPNMEVTLPDAYTAETKEKNISVSLGTDLRVAIDEDIVPVGDLPRRLDEKLKKKSNPMVIIRADKDVDYEDVENLMEVIKTKTRAKKIAIATRQKEVRAAP, encoded by the coding sequence ATGAAAAAAGTCCGGGACCAAGGCGCGGGCATTTCGGGCATTAACATCACGCCCATCATCGACATCACGTTGGTGTTGTTGATCGTGATGCTCGTGGCCGCCCCCGTGCTCAACATCCCCAACATGGAAGTGACGTTGCCCGACGCCTACACCGCGGAAACCAAGGAAAAGAACATATCCGTTTCCCTGGGCACGGACTTGCGGGTGGCCATCGACGAGGACATTGTCCCTGTGGGCGATCTGCCCCGCCGGCTGGACGAAAAGCTGAAAAAGAAAAGCAATCCGATGGTCATCATCCGCGCCGACAAGGACGTGGATTACGAAGACGTCGAGAATTTAATGGAAGTGATCAAGACCAAGACCCGGGCCAAAAAGATCGCCATCGCGACCCGTCAAAAGGAAGTCCGCGCCGCGCCATGA
- a CDS encoding biopolymer transporter ExbD — MKKGSIEKGEAEEISEINVVPLADISLVLLIVLMLITPMVMQSMIQVFASRGAVAVKSDQTVKEKPLFLDVRTDGYYLNTNKLTTDLQLLTNLRGELSRKDDRTVIITAGKGISHGRMVTALDTAKQAGAEKLSLVKRAVKS, encoded by the coding sequence GTGAAAAAAGGGTCCATCGAAAAAGGCGAGGCCGAGGAAATCAGCGAAATCAACGTCGTGCCGTTGGCCGACATTTCGCTGGTTCTCCTCATTGTTTTGATGTTGATCACCCCCATGGTGATGCAGTCCATGATCCAGGTCTTCGCGTCCCGGGGCGCGGTGGCCGTGAAGTCGGATCAAACCGTCAAAGAAAAGCCGCTCTTCCTGGACGTCCGAACCGACGGGTATTACCTGAACACCAATAAATTGACCACGGACCTCCAGCTCCTCACCAATTTGCGGGGCGAGTTAAGCCGCAAGGACGACCGCACGGTCATCATCACCGCGGGCAAAGGCATCTCCCATGGGCGCATGGTGACGGCGCTGGACACGGCCAAGCAGGCGGGGGCGGAAAAACTGTCCCTCGTGAAACGGGCGGTCAAATCATGA
- a CDS encoding MotA/TolQ/ExbB proton channel family protein, producing the protein MTSMGFKEWFMINPPIISTILVFSVLLLAFTAERFWVFRKEAKFPRELWERIMGLVREKRLRDAIALCEVSHGSFARVFKAGLEGSLVSRLDAEDGMVIEKEEGQEFLRKRVGLFGTISFISPLIGLLGTVLGVLRAFHDLARSGSGGPSVVAAGISEALITTVAGLVVAIPAAIIYNYFNFRLRATLVEMNTYGQRLLLAVFGDKR; encoded by the coding sequence ATGACATCCATGGGCTTCAAAGAATGGTTCATGATCAACCCGCCCATCATCAGCACGATTCTGGTGTTTTCGGTGCTGCTGTTGGCGTTTACCGCCGAGCGGTTCTGGGTGTTCCGCAAGGAAGCCAAATTCCCCCGGGAACTTTGGGAGCGCATCATGGGCTTGGTGCGGGAAAAAAGGCTTCGGGACGCCATCGCTCTCTGCGAAGTGTCCCACGGTTCTTTTGCCCGAGTCTTCAAAGCGGGTTTGGAAGGGTCCCTCGTCTCCCGACTGGACGCCGAAGACGGCATGGTGATTGAAAAGGAAGAAGGCCAGGAATTCCTGCGCAAGCGGGTGGGCCTCTTCGGCACCATCAGTTTTATTTCGCCTTTGATCGGCTTGTTGGGCACCGTGCTCGGCGTGTTGCGCGCCTTTCACGATTTGGCCCGATCGGGCTCGGGCGGACCGTCGGTGGTGGCGGCCGGTATTTCGGAAGCCTTGATCACGACGGTGGCGGGGCTCGTGGTCGCGATTCCCGCGGCCATCATCTACAACTATTTCAACTTCCGCTTGCGCGCAACGCTGGTGGAGATGAACACCTACGGCCAACGATTGCTTTTGGCCGTCTTCGGGGACAAGCGCTAG
- a CDS encoding tetratricopeptide repeat protein, translated as MTLTMRTLIGTRSSFILKRRVRRILPGGLLCLALSAGAVMVNPDAERYFAVLSGTFQSGQYESTVAGCDTFLKQYPRDPKAAAAKYLKAEAYFRQNRFNEAAGEFKEFIGSYGSAQENLAVSARLRLGECHYNLKKYLTALDYFAWVEKSKNASLRAESLLGSAHCLLVRGEHGKAEIYLLKLLQANAGYANLPQVVVPLALVRMERGEYQDALALLERAPDDPACQYYRGVCQRLSHRVIAAAQILKDLVDNDTAKIWTDKALFQMGEAYFQSKEYPLAYSAFKRIHEKELQSPLRPYALFRMGCVNFQNGAFEAAGQNWSQLMKEFPENISGPSSQYLMAEIALRQNELGKAITGFGGLAALDDYAMDAQYKIIWCLAAQGQYDQAISRSQKFLKDFEWGELYAKVSLLMGLCQQMMKQTDEAMTTYQSILDRYPNTAYYEKALYLLAVALVQDKRYAEVVTHVYTILKTAPASPSRWQAETYYWVAESYFNIGQFELARQTYDLLIKNFRQTDLLPGATLGVAASLARLGLYDQAVETQARALELSQQMDNPEVKKTALLDSADVFFNKHEYEKAASFYEEFFTKYPDDSRADRALHQSGLALYRLEYFTDAIKKWTTLTERYPSSRLAPDAMFQSARTQFGLGQYPQAYGYFRQIVEKYPESPLAKESMLMMGQCHYNAGDMPRAIEQYKAYMEKYPLDEKMGEVQDLLQMAYYKQGKTGDDMKGVADQFPQSKFTADIYWELGAEAYNRKNYDRALDYFERLILDFPNSSQALQAYYYKADSYFLKGDFPNAVMNFKNFVLNYPQDALTKDSRFKLAVAYFSLKNYGEAAVAFHDFIEKHPDDPKARDASLNIPVCYGKAGQPYQGVSAYEDFLRRYPGDSKAPFAILQTGQLYEQAEDFAKAAEAYKKVPADQPEVFEAYFSMGRCYKKLKASAEEKAAYRLLQALTPRDNKFRLAGLVMLGEALESDGAKADAVAVYQDIASHSTNAEWRAIAQEKISALKGGK; from the coding sequence GTGACTTTGACTATGCGCACCTTGATCGGCACCAGGAGTTCCTTTATTTTAAAACGACGCGTCCGCCGGATTCTTCCGGGCGGTCTTCTCTGTCTGGCGCTCAGCGCCGGGGCGGTGATGGTCAACCCCGACGCGGAACGCTATTTTGCCGTGTTGTCCGGAACGTTCCAGTCCGGTCAATACGAATCCACCGTCGCCGGTTGCGACACTTTCCTCAAGCAGTATCCCCGGGATCCCAAAGCCGCCGCGGCCAAATACCTGAAAGCCGAAGCCTATTTCCGCCAGAACCGGTTCAACGAAGCCGCCGGGGAGTTCAAGGAATTCATCGGTTCCTACGGGTCCGCCCAGGAAAATCTCGCCGTCAGCGCGCGTCTGCGCTTGGGCGAATGCCACTACAATCTCAAAAAATATTTGACCGCTCTCGATTACTTTGCGTGGGTGGAAAAATCCAAGAACGCCAGCCTCCGGGCGGAATCGTTGTTGGGGTCGGCCCATTGCTTGCTGGTCCGGGGCGAACACGGAAAAGCCGAAATTTATTTGCTGAAGCTTCTTCAAGCCAACGCCGGCTACGCCAATTTGCCCCAGGTGGTCGTTCCCCTGGCCCTCGTCCGCATGGAGCGGGGGGAATATCAAGACGCCCTGGCGCTTCTGGAGCGGGCCCCCGACGATCCCGCCTGTCAATATTACCGGGGGGTGTGCCAGCGGTTGTCCCACCGGGTGATCGCCGCGGCGCAGATCCTCAAAGATCTGGTGGACAACGACACCGCCAAAATCTGGACGGACAAGGCGCTTTTCCAGATGGGCGAGGCCTATTTCCAATCCAAAGAATACCCCCTGGCTTACAGCGCTTTTAAGCGAATCCATGAGAAGGAACTTCAAAGCCCCCTTCGACCCTACGCGCTGTTCCGCATGGGTTGCGTTAATTTCCAGAACGGCGCCTTTGAGGCCGCGGGGCAAAACTGGTCCCAATTAATGAAAGAGTTTCCCGAAAACATTTCGGGTCCCTCCAGCCAATACCTCATGGCCGAAATCGCCCTCCGTCAAAACGAATTGGGCAAAGCCATCACGGGTTTCGGGGGATTGGCCGCCCTGGACGATTACGCCATGGACGCCCAATACAAAATCATCTGGTGCCTGGCGGCCCAGGGGCAATACGACCAAGCCATCTCCCGCTCCCAAAAGTTCCTCAAGGATTTCGAATGGGGGGAACTCTACGCCAAAGTCTCGCTTCTGATGGGCCTCTGCCAACAGATGATGAAGCAGACGGACGAGGCGATGACGACCTACCAATCCATTTTGGACCGTTACCCGAACACGGCCTATTACGAAAAGGCCCTCTACCTGTTGGCGGTGGCCCTGGTGCAGGACAAGCGCTACGCCGAGGTGGTCACCCACGTCTACACGATTTTAAAAACCGCCCCGGCCAGCCCCTCCCGTTGGCAGGCCGAAACTTATTATTGGGTGGCCGAATCTTACTTCAACATCGGCCAGTTTGAGCTCGCCCGGCAGACCTACGACTTGTTGATCAAAAACTTCCGTCAAACCGATTTGTTGCCCGGCGCCACCTTGGGCGTCGCGGCCAGTTTGGCGCGCTTGGGGCTTTACGATCAGGCGGTGGAAACCCAGGCCCGCGCCTTGGAATTGTCCCAACAGATGGACAACCCCGAGGTGAAGAAAACCGCCCTCCTGGATTCCGCCGACGTGTTCTTCAACAAGCACGAATACGAGAAAGCCGCGAGTTTCTACGAGGAATTTTTCACCAAGTACCCGGACGATTCCCGGGCCGATCGGGCCTTGCACCAATCGGGCCTGGCCCTTTACCGTTTGGAATATTTCACCGACGCGATCAAAAAATGGACCACGCTGACGGAGCGTTACCCCAGCAGCCGTCTGGCCCCGGACGCGATGTTTCAATCGGCCCGCACCCAATTCGGCCTCGGCCAATACCCCCAGGCCTACGGTTACTTCCGCCAGATCGTCGAAAAGTATCCCGAGTCGCCCCTGGCCAAGGAATCCATGCTGATGATGGGCCAGTGCCACTACAACGCCGGCGACATGCCCCGCGCCATCGAGCAATACAAAGCCTACATGGAAAAATATCCCCTGGACGAAAAAATGGGCGAGGTCCAGGACCTTTTGCAAATGGCCTATTACAAGCAGGGCAAGACCGGCGACGACATGAAGGGCGTGGCGGACCAATTCCCCCAGAGCAAATTCACCGCCGATATTTACTGGGAATTGGGGGCGGAGGCCTACAATCGGAAAAACTACGACCGCGCCTTGGATTATTTTGAGCGCTTGATCCTGGACTTCCCCAACAGCAGCCAGGCCCTCCAGGCGTACTACTACAAAGCCGACTCCTATTTCCTGAAGGGCGATTTTCCCAACGCCGTCATGAATTTCAAGAACTTCGTGCTCAATTACCCCCAGGACGCCTTGACGAAGGACTCCCGGTTCAAATTGGCCGTCGCCTATTTCAGCCTGAAGAATTACGGCGAAGCGGCGGTGGCCTTCCACGACTTTATCGAGAAACACCCGGACGATCCCAAGGCCCGGGACGCCTCGCTGAACATCCCGGTGTGCTACGGCAAAGCGGGCCAGCCCTATCAGGGCGTGAGCGCTTACGAAGATTTCCTCCGCCGTTACCCCGGCGACTCCAAGGCGCCTTTTGCGATTCTTCAAACCGGTCAACTGTATGAACAGGCCGAAGATTTCGCCAAGGCGGCCGAGGCCTACAAGAAAGTCCCGGCGGACCAGCCGGAAGTGTTCGAAGCGTATTTCTCCATGGGCCGTTGCTACAAGAAACTCAAAGCTTCCGCCGAGGAAAAGGCGGCCTACCGGTTGCTCCAGGCGTTGACGCCCCGGGACAATAAATTCCGCCTCGCCGGTTTGGTGATGTTGGGCGAAGCGTTGGAAAGCGACGGGGCCAAGGCCGACGCCGTCGCCGTGTATCAAGACATCGCCTCCCACAGCACCAACGCGGAGTGGCGGGCCATCGCGCAGGAGAAGATTTCCGCACTGAAGGGAGGCAAGTAA
- a CDS encoding PorV/PorQ family protein, with product MISPRIRRIAFRAGGAGLFLVAAVVGRGEVTFGDAGDYLRFGAGARALGMGGAFTAVADDTTAEYWNPAALAFLDEYQWVTMYAPFALGTHMYYAAVGVPLGPLGALAASDIMLRSDGFQGRDDLNFASGNDGSIVHNAFSVSYARPFREAWSLGGRLRFLQQTVLANSGNAFGLDLSGYTRPWNGLSFGLSISNLNRPRITLASDPDIFRRSTRAGVAYHGPENLFLLGLDANKTDGQSAYVAAGLEYNPLSLLSLRTGWDQKGTLTAGLGVALRTVKVDYAFSTQSDVGDFNKVSLTWRWGNVYRTRIDPAGIVPETEAIYVEGLQNEVKFHVGVPKFRLVKWTLTIADAEGHVLRSLGDPASPPEWVVWDMMDSGGKPVRRGRYHYVFRVEYKNGKIWEERGKFRLDYKTNSVGGVDASVKGDAPPEAPPPPVVPTSPAVPLEIPAESDGAGSAPGNGSAAPVAPAAQ from the coding sequence ATGATTTCCCCCCGGATTCGACGAATCGCTTTCCGCGCTGGGGGGGCCGGCCTGTTCTTGGTGGCCGCGGTCGTGGGACGGGGGGAAGTGACCTTCGGCGACGCGGGCGACTATTTGCGGTTCGGCGCGGGGGCCCGCGCCTTGGGCATGGGCGGCGCCTTCACCGCCGTGGCGGACGACACGACGGCGGAGTATTGGAACCCGGCGGCCCTGGCTTTCTTGGACGAATACCAATGGGTGACGATGTACGCCCCCTTCGCCCTGGGCACCCACATGTATTACGCGGCCGTCGGGGTTCCCTTGGGGCCCTTGGGCGCCTTGGCGGCCTCCGACATCATGCTCCGCTCCGACGGTTTTCAGGGCCGCGACGACCTGAATTTCGCTTCCGGCAACGACGGATCCATTGTTCACAACGCGTTTTCGGTGTCCTACGCCCGGCCGTTTCGGGAGGCTTGGTCCCTGGGCGGCCGCCTTCGATTTCTGCAGCAGACCGTGCTCGCCAACTCGGGCAACGCCTTCGGTCTCGACCTCTCGGGCTACACCCGACCTTGGAACGGCCTCAGTTTTGGTTTGTCGATCAGCAATCTCAACCGTCCCCGGATCACCCTCGCCTCCGATCCCGACATTTTTCGACGCTCCACCCGGGCGGGGGTCGCCTACCACGGGCCGGAGAACCTCTTTTTGTTGGGGCTGGACGCCAACAAGACCGACGGCCAGAGCGCTTACGTGGCCGCCGGCCTTGAATACAACCCACTTTCCCTGTTAAGCTTAAGGACCGGTTGGGACCAAAAGGGGACGCTGACCGCCGGGTTGGGCGTCGCCCTCCGGACCGTGAAAGTGGATTACGCTTTTTCAACCCAATCGGACGTGGGTGATTTTAATAAGGTATCTTTGACATGGCGGTGGGGCAACGTCTACCGCACGCGGATCGACCCCGCGGGGATCGTTCCGGAGACCGAAGCCATTTACGTGGAAGGCCTGCAAAACGAAGTCAAATTCCACGTGGGCGTTCCGAAATTCCGGCTGGTCAAGTGGACGCTGACCATCGCCGACGCCGAGGGGCACGTGCTCCGAAGCTTGGGCGATCCCGCTTCGCCGCCGGAGTGGGTGGTCTGGGACATGATGGATTCGGGCGGCAAGCCGGTGCGGCGCGGCCGCTATCATTACGTGTTCCGCGTCGAGTACAAGAACGGCAAAATTTGGGAAGAGCGCGGGAAGTTCCGGCTGGACTATAAGACGAATTCCGTCGGCGGGGTGGACGCCAGCGTGAAGGGCGACGCACCGCCCGAAGCCCCGCCGCCGCCGGTCGTGCCCACGTCGCCGGCGGTGCCGCTGGAAATTCCGGCGGAATCCGACGGCGCCGGGTCGGCCCCCGGAAACGGTTCGGCCGCTCCCGTCGCTCCCGCGGCCCAGTGA